ccgccggatgCGCCGCGCGGGTGGGGGAAAGAGGGGGTGGGGGGAGTGGTTGGGGCGCGCGCGTGGTCTAGGGTTTAGGCCTCCTTTAAGTTTGGAGGAATTTTATAGGATTTTCATAGGATAGaatttctataggaaaaattccttcagagctctttggtttgtaggaatgaaatcctattcctatggaggaattcttcctatcctccacatttcataggaaaacaaacattagcctagactcaatggaaaaaattctatggtgtgaatcaaagggcatctttttttctattcctatgcataggatttgagatgcatgtcatctcatttcctatgactttcatattcctatgattttccaatcctatgaaccaaaggaggccttagtggAGGGAGGAGGGGGGAGAAGAGTGGCCGGGGCAGGCGGGAGAGGGGTGGGCGGTGGCGGGTTCGGGTGTGGCTGTGTGGGTGGTGGGAGGCCCGCGAAAGGCGTGTCATGGGACTCATGGACCCGATAGTGGGGATTGGGGAACGAACGAGCGTGAAAGGCAGGTGAACAGGTCAAGTTGGTTCAAGAAAAAAACAGGTCAAGTTATGGCGAAACTGCCAAAGAAACCAAAGAGTTCGCCACAAATTTACTACTCCATGATTCTCTTTACATGAGGGGTGCATAAAGAAGTaaactcctttttttcttcttgttGGCAGAAAAAAATATGAACTCTACATACAAAGTTTCGCTGACACATACTCCCTCTGTGAGCAAATGAATCGGTGACGGAAAAAAAAGGAATACACATGGATAATAGATTTACGATTTGCCATTTTGGATCCATGAAATGAATTGGTGACGAGAACTTTGACACCGATGATGTGACACTTTATTCAAAAATTCCTCTTGCTGCCTTTTTTTCTTCTCGGCAAAAGGATAATACATGTGGTTGTTTTTTGGCAAGAAAATAAACTATAGAGATGTTAAAATGTATTACCATGTCATATCAAAGAAAACAACAAAATAGTTCTTTTCAGCCATAAAAACATACATGTATGACTACACGGATATAGTAAACAAAGGAAAACAACAATAATAGCAGGCGCGACGAAGCACGTTTATTCTTGTAGTATGCATATATGTGTGATGGATGGAGCAAACACGGCGGCCTCTTCTCATGGACGATCCGTCATTGGATCTACTTCCGGTCGGTGGGCGGGTTGTCTAGTTCATGCATGTAGTCAGGGCGCTTGGAGAGCCAGAACCTGCGCACCCCGTGTTGGGAGTACCTCTTCCCTTCATCATGATTCTCTAGCACCCCGGCTGCCCTGTTCTGCTTTGTCACCCTGCATGTACACCCATCCGTTGTTTCACACAAAACAACTTTAAATCAAATCTTGGGCGATGCTGAAAAAACTGATCAAGTGCGGTGTGTCGAAATGTGGAGCCCTGAATGTGGATGgaagttttgttttgtttttgtagtACCTGACTTCAGGGTTGGTGGTGATATTGCGCACAAGTTGCATCACACAAATACCGACGGCCACGCCAGTCGTCGCGAACAGCGGGTACACATGGATGTTGGAATCACTAATAAGACATTGACATGATGAATTGCATATTACGATGTTATGGGTAGAAGGAGGCATGTCGCTGACTCAACGTGACTTTGTTGTATGACTATGTATGAATTTCCTATGCCAACATGAACACAAACAAAATCTCGGAGGTTTCGTTTACCATACATTTTGGTCATGTGTTAAATCAAAATATTGTGGAGGTCTTTGATGCATTGGAATATAAGACATGTGACACAAATGACCTATGCAATAACAAATCATGGTTGGCAATTAGCAAATAATCCTCCCATGTGTTGATTGATCTTTGATTAGTTTTTACACAGATGAAACAGATCATATGTAAGCAGCAAACAACAAAACATGTATATTTCTTTAGACATTGTAGATCGGGTAATTACTTGATTGCTCGTAAGGCACCAAATGAAGTATAAGAAGGAAAGTAATGATTTTGATAAACCAATAGAAATaggtataaacttctgataaaaacAAGTAATGTGCTTGATTTGCATCTGCAAATGGATAACCTAAATTATCATTGCGTACCTCGGGTCGAATCCATCGAGAACCCATTTGATTGATTGGATTGTTTGTTGTTCTTTTCGCAGCAGAAGAGATGATGAGGATGGCGATGGAGAATGAATCGTAAGTAACTCCCCGCTTTCCTCAAAACCTATAAATAGGAATACCTTTTATTACACCCTCCTTGAAATAGCAATGCTTTTCTTTCATCCTCCTATTTTTATCCACATACATCtggaggattttttttgttttattattttCAAAAATATAAAAGCATACACGACCCCCTGTCATCTCTAAGAGTTCCTTCAGCCGTTCAACAGGAAAAACATATAAAGATGTGAAAAAATCACATGTGCGGGCTAGATCAAGGATTCAAGGTAGGCAAATGGTCGCATGTGGAGATCGTCTTTGTAGCAAAAGTTTCCCATCACAAGGGATTGTGTGGCTTCATCTAACTCGAAGAGCGTAATATGCAAAGTGTTTAACCATGCATTTTTAAATTCAAATGGTAGATGAGTAAAATAATATTTACCCATGTGTCAAAAAAGTGTTTTTAATTTGTATTCAAAAGGACTTTTGTACGGTTGTGACGCCTTGGCCATGGACAAAATTCTAAACCGACCTTGGGCATCATATTACTAGCCCATGATGGCGTGTGATGTCGCGCCCGTTATTTCTGATATTATTTTGatagttgtgtgtgtgtgtattaaaTCTACTAAGATTTGTATTttctccctttttaattttttattaCATCTCCGGCATTTAAGACTACTAGGAAGTTGAAATATGTCAATCTGTGATTTATTCGTTTTGACCGCATCGCCTTCAACAACCTCTCCAGAAGGTTTCTGTTCCTGTGCTCCTTTCCCCTCACAGTGTGTTCCCATTCGTCGCTGCTTAGCCGTCAACATACTTGGTTTTTTTGTCACACATCCATGGTCGGCTCCATCTAGAAGAGGGGAAAAGGGCATTGGCCAGAGCAGCGGGTGTTGTCGTTGGTCTGCACCTTGAAGATGTCACTCTCGCCCAGTGTGAGCCCAACCTACTCGACGATGGTGTTCGTACCGTTCAACGTCGATGCGCACTGCCCCAACATGAGAGGATCCAGCCAGTGAAAAGCACACACCCACTTCAGTCGGTGGGGTCATGTCATCCCAACTCTTGAGATTCGATGTTGATGGTTGTTTGGTCGATGGGTTATGGGCGACGTGTTTTACTGTTTCGATTTGATGGATTTTTGGGGGTTATGGTTCTTGCGTCAGTGCATGGGTGTTGCAATTCATTCTTGCATCGTGGAGTGTGGTACGTTATGTCTCTTTATTAGGGGCGGTGTCTCACTATTTTTTCTATTATCGTTGTTACTCTATGTTTGTTGATCCCTTAGCATGATCGCTCCACATAAAAACAATAGGGAACTTCACTAGCTAAACAAACAAAAAGCGAGGAACTACCAAGGAGGCTCTTAGGGGCAAGTGGCCCGGCAAAGCGTGCATATTCTTCTAGTCATGCATTGTGTCTAAACTATAGGGCTACACCACATGTAAGAATTTCAACTCTAAGTTTTATACTTCAATAATGGATGTTTCTTAGTTTCCAAAAGAGGGATTCCTATGCAATTAGTACTCAAAACAATATGgaatactgtcggcgtcctgggaacgggggtccacagacttgcctgcctgcggcctgcagcgtggctcaagcagtggcccagtacggcccgtcttcatcaacccaagttcaagaccctcacgaggggccaagcctcgcgaggtggacgacacaaggcttcctcaggggcagcctcaccaggcaggctcgcgaggaggcggagagatcaaggcaaggagtacctcgggggtgctcgtgacgcaagccatgatgatcaagaccagtcgggcgccagcctgcgcagtgcccttgtttcctctttggtgcaaagggggcaagcgcaggcacggagtaccgaggcatcaggccaaggtttccatatcggtgcaacgagaccaaggccagcgGAGCGGTAGGACggagatcatcgtggagcccaagacggcgtcatcaccagtgcctttggtagaCGAAGATCAACTTtagtcaggatggcttgtactagttgtcccccttcaaaatggccgttgttggctcccttcccgctcaatatttgggaagaggaccagggcctctataaatagagatagccaccacagtagaaaggatcTGATCGAATCCTTCCctagtagaacaccacaccagctcaagaacacccctcgcgaggctgttcttcctctgtactgttcttcatcagccccagaggcaacccaccacaccacacactggattagggtattacaccacaatggtggctcgaaccagtataaaccttgtgtcccttgtgttgttcatcgtgctagcttagaatcacggCGAGGCTTTGGGGCgtgaatcggtagggagaagatcttcgtgcgcaccccagagttcaaaccttaagggttttgccggaacccgatatccgacatttggcgcgccgggtaggggtgcgccgaaatcttctTTCCGTGGTTTTGCGTTCCATcgtttcgtcgcatccatggcggatgctcgccgagctcgcgacgagcgtcgggctgctctcgccgcctgcgtcgcctagacggctcccgtcggtggacctcctcgtcgttctccatcgcctgccgccaacaccgccaccagcccggcggggaacgagcagcaagcatcttcgatGCATCCCTCGgtgtggcgggaaggccgcaccgccactccgtcgctgactccatctggttcgtcgtctcacgcccgtcgcgctcccacggacgcgcaggccgcgttgctcctggcacgtgagctcctgcactaccgccccgtcgacgacctctacgaggacttgctcgctcgcatcaccgagcttgtcagcgccgcagggggctctcccgcgccgtccctctcgctgcctcgccctccgtcctgcatgggcgatgcagctcgggaggtgcctccgccacctcctccctaagAAGGCATCCTGGCCCCAAGGCGTGCAGCCCCTAGATGAgacccatgaaggaaatatgccctagaggcaataataaagttattgtttatttcctcatatcatgataaatgtttattattcatgctagaattgtattaaccggaaacatgatacatgtgtgaatacatagacaaacatatagtcactagtatgcctctacttgactagctcattaatcaaagatggttatgtttcctaaccatagacatgtgttgtcatttgattaatgggatcacatcattaggagaatgatgtgattgacatgacccattccgttagcctagcacttgatcgtttagtatattgctattgctttcttcatgacttatacatgttcctgtaactatgagaattatgcaactcccgtttaccggaggaacactttgggtactaccaaacgtcacaacgtaactgggtgattataaaggagtactacaggtgtctccgaaggtacatgttgagttggcgtatttcgagattaggttttgtcactccgattgtcggagaggtatctctgggccctctcggtaatgcacatcattataagccttgcaagcaatgtgaccaaatgagttggttacgggataatgcattacggaacgagtaaagagacttgctggtaacgagattgaactaggtattggataccgacgatcaaatctcgggcaagtaacataccgatgacaaagggaacaacgtatgttgttatgcggtttgaccgataaagatctttgtagaatatgtaggaaccagtatgggcatccaggtcccgctattggttattgaccgagaatggttctaggtcatgtctacatagttctcgaacccgtagggtccgcacgcttaacgttacgatgatagttttattatgagtttataagttttgatgtaccaaagtttgttcggaatcccagatgtgatcacggacatgacgaggagtctcgaaatggtcgagacataaagattgatatattggacgactatattcggacaccggaagtgttccgggtgatttcggagaaaaccggagtgccggagggttaccggaccccccccccccccggagagttaatgggccacatgggccttggtgggaagagagaggggcgaccAGGaagggccacgcgccccctctccctctggtccgaattggactaggagggggggcggcgcccccctctttccttcccctcctctcccccttccttcccctcctagtaggagtaggaaaggaggagtcctactcctactaggaggaggactcctcctcctggcgcgcccaacaagggccggccggccttccccctccctcctttatatacgggggcagggggcaccccatagacacacaagttgatctacggatcgttccttagccgtgtgcggtgcccccctccaccatattctacctcggtcatatcgccgcggagtttaggcgaagccctgcgccggtagagcatcatcatcattaccactccgtcgtgctgacggaactcatccccgaagctttgctggatcggagcccggggatcgtcatcgagctgaacgtgtgctgaactcggaggtgccgtacgttcggtacttggatcggtcggatcatgaagacgtacgactacatcaaccgcgttgtgctaatgcttctgcttacggtctatgagggtacgtggacaacactctcccctctcgttgctatgccatcaccatgatcttgcgtgtacgtaggaaaattttgaaattactacgttccccaacagtggcatccgagcctaggttttatgcgttgatgttatatgcacgagtagaacacaagtgagttgtgggcgatataagtcatactgcttaccagcatgtcatactttggttcagcggcattgcgagatgaagcggcccggaccgacattacgcgtacgcttacgcgagactggtttcaccgctgtgagcactcgttgcttaaaggtgaccggcgggtgtctgtctctctcactttagttgaaccgagtgtggctacgcccggtccttgcgaaggttaaaacagcaccaacttgacaaactatcgttgtggttttgatgcgtaggtaagaacggttcttgctaaagcccgtagcagccacgtaaaatttgcaacaacaaagtagaggacgtctaacttgtttttgcagggcatgttgtgatgtgatatggtcaagacgtgatgctatattttattgtatgagatgatcatgttttgtaaccgaagttatcggcaactggtaggagccatatggttgtcgctttattgtatgaaatgcaaacgccctttaattgctttactttatcactaagcggtagcgatagtcgtagaagcaatagatggcgtaacgacaacgatgctacgatggagatcaaggtgtcgcgccgatgacg
Above is a window of Triticum dicoccoides isolate Atlit2015 ecotype Zavitan chromosome 5B, WEW_v2.0, whole genome shotgun sequence DNA encoding:
- the LOC119312290 gene encoding uncharacterized protein LOC119312290; this translates as MGSRWIRPEVYPLFATTGVAVGICVMQLVRNITTNPEVRVTKQNRAAGVLENHDEGKRYSQHGVRRFWLSKRPDYMHELDNPPTDRK